The Candidatus Bathyarchaeota archaeon genome window below encodes:
- a CDS encoding DUF4910 domain-containing protein yields MLEKSLKDVLDMLSRSIDGDTVFKMVSDIWGSDRFFDFKSFGKTADYCAERLRKAGLEVEVFEAPADGKTRFGDWVMPKAWDVEDAYLTLVEPREHAQVLARYREVPQSLFMYSAPTPEDGVVAEVVYVRDADKPESYEGVDLHGKILLTEKPGSSVERYAASKGAIGIISYKLGGHGVKAPPDVTAWENACFLPDNPKGLFGFSLPPERGEWLKNLVLEAASRGEKVRVKAVVKTRLYDGVFKVVSALIPGSTDEEVWAIGHLYEVGANDNASGCGVMMAVAEAIRRLIDEGRLPKPKRGLRFIFTFECYGTMAYLLAHEKLASKALAGINLDMVGGDQNKCLSVLELCENPHVALSFTDALARRLMIEVFGDQAYPVRWRPSGFMLDDNLIADPCFGIPTPSIIGVPDRFWHTSGDTPEILDKKLLAKIGVMSAAYMLLIAYASDEDALWLLDETLSFLESKVLRDVDRFRASVYNVVAKRNASEELATVLEEAEDKLRYWKEIGHHALKSVLKLSDGGLSQVLENAVEEAEARLNAKVEEELENLRRLAERLSKARRVKIVKTEKRLSADEEYAASIVPKRLVIGTLTFKGLPEELRRLSRWEPAYSTELNTPLFWIDGRRSLLEIYRLVRCETGRFDLRELIEYFSFLEKAGYVKLEKKRA; encoded by the coding sequence AAGATGGTCTCGGATATATGGGGGAGCGATAGGTTTTTCGATTTCAAAAGCTTCGGGAAGACCGCGGACTACTGCGCCGAGAGGCTTAGAAAGGCTGGGCTTGAGGTAGAGGTCTTCGAGGCCCCCGCCGACGGGAAAACCAGGTTCGGAGACTGGGTTATGCCTAAAGCCTGGGATGTCGAAGACGCGTATCTGACACTTGTAGAGCCTAGAGAGCACGCGCAGGTGTTGGCTAGATATAGGGAGGTCCCTCAAAGCCTATTCATGTATAGTGCTCCTACTCCGGAAGACGGGGTTGTAGCAGAGGTCGTGTACGTGAGAGACGCGGATAAGCCTGAAAGCTACGAGGGCGTAGACCTCCATGGTAAAATTCTTCTCACAGAGAAACCCGGCTCTTCGGTCGAGAGGTATGCGGCTTCCAAGGGGGCCATAGGCATCATATCCTACAAGCTTGGAGGACATGGGGTTAAAGCCCCCCCAGACGTCACGGCTTGGGAGAACGCGTGTTTCCTACCTGACAACCCTAAGGGGCTTTTCGGCTTCAGCCTGCCACCTGAGAGGGGTGAGTGGCTTAAAAACCTGGTTCTGGAAGCAGCTTCCAGGGGGGAGAAGGTTAGAGTTAAAGCCGTCGTGAAAACCCGGCTCTACGATGGGGTTTTCAAGGTCGTATCGGCCCTCATACCAGGTTCTACCGATGAAGAAGTCTGGGCCATAGGTCATCTGTACGAGGTCGGGGCTAACGATAATGCGTCTGGATGCGGGGTCATGATGGCAGTGGCCGAGGCGATAAGGCGGTTGATAGATGAGGGTAGATTGCCGAAGCCTAAGAGGGGTCTCAGATTCATCTTCACCTTCGAGTGTTACGGAACCATGGCTTATCTACTCGCCCATGAAAAGCTTGCGTCGAAGGCTTTAGCCGGTATAAACCTCGACATGGTAGGTGGGGACCAAAACAAATGTCTAAGCGTTCTAGAGCTATGCGAGAACCCTCATGTAGCGCTCTCGTTCACAGACGCCTTAGCTAGAAGGCTTATGATAGAGGTCTTCGGTGATCAGGCCTACCCGGTTAGATGGAGGCCTTCAGGTTTCATGCTCGACGACAACCTCATAGCCGACCCATGCTTCGGGATACCGACGCCGTCGATAATAGGGGTTCCAGACCGGTTCTGGCACACCTCCGGAGATACTCCTGAAATCCTCGACAAGAAACTTCTGGCTAAGATAGGAGTTATGTCGGCAGCGTATATGCTACTGATAGCCTACGCCTCAGACGAGGATGCATTATGGCTTCTGGACGAGACCCTAAGCTTCTTAGAGTCTAAAGTTCTTAGGGATGTCGACCGTTTCAGGGCGTCGGTCTACAACGTCGTAGCCAAGCGGAACGCGTCTGAAGAGTTAGCCACGGTCCTAGAGGAGGCTGAGGATAAGCTGCGATACTGGAAAGAGATAGGCCATCATGCTCTTAAATCGGTTTTAAAGCTTTCAGACGGAGGTCTCAGCCAAGTCTTGGAGAACGCCGTCGAAGAAGCCGAAGCAAGGTTAAACGCTAAGGTCGAAGAGGAGCTTGAAAATCTGAGACGTCTCGCCGAGAGGCTTTCGAAGGCTAGGAGGGTTAAAATAGTTAAAACCGAGAAGAGGCTGAGTGCAGACGAGGAGTACGCTGCGAGCATCGTTCCCAAGAGGCTCGTGATAGGGACGTTGACCTTCAAGGGGTTGCCTGAAGAACTTAGGAGACTTTCTAGATGGGAGCCGGCTTACTCGACGGAGTTGAATACGCCTCTGTTCTGGATAGACGGGCGGCGGAGCCTCTTGGAAATCTATAGGCTCGTTAGGTGTGAAACCGGTAGGTTTGACCTGAGAGAGCTTATAGAGTACTTCAGCTTCCTCGAAAAAGCCGGTTATGTAAAGCTTGAGAAAAAACGGGCTTAG
- a CDS encoding AAC(3) family N-acetyltransferase, whose amino-acid sequence MRVPEKFKGRLYVTKERIVEDLRKLGLKRGDAVVFHSSLKSIGYVEGGANTVIDAFIEVVGSGGTVMVPTFTFSFTKGGVPFHPAKTPSRVGLITDVFWRRPDAYRSRHPTHSVAAIGKHAEYLTSGHENTSAFSKHGPWGKLVELDGYVMLLGVGFNVCSFFHAVEDRLELPYYDISMEALVEDDHGRVFKVRLEKSPEGHRDFYGEPKRDSKVKLELMKTGIVRTGFVGEAPTTLVRSRELLTALYEIIKRRPDIFLCDRSDCAFCSEAKKKLVGWTPPPLDI is encoded by the coding sequence ATGCGGGTTCCTGAGAAGTTTAAAGGCAGGTTATACGTCACTAAAGAGAGGATCGTGGAGGACCTCAGGAAGCTTGGGTTGAAGAGAGGAGATGCCGTTGTTTTCCATAGCTCTCTGAAGAGCATAGGTTACGTCGAGGGTGGGGCGAACACTGTCATAGATGCCTTCATCGAGGTCGTCGGTTCAGGGGGCACCGTTATGGTCCCGACGTTCACGTTCAGCTTCACCAAGGGTGGTGTGCCTTTTCACCCGGCTAAGACCCCCTCTAGAGTCGGGCTTATAACAGACGTCTTCTGGCGTAGACCCGATGCTTATAGGAGTAGACACCCGACCCATTCGGTCGCGGCCATAGGTAAACACGCGGAGTATTTAACGTCGGGTCATGAAAACACCTCGGCCTTTAGTAAGCACGGGCCCTGGGGGAAACTTGTGGAGCTCGACGGCTACGTTATGCTACTTGGAGTCGGGTTTAACGTATGCTCGTTCTTCCACGCGGTCGAAGATAGGCTTGAACTCCCCTATTACGATATAAGCATGGAGGCCTTAGTCGAGGACGACCATGGAAGAGTCTTCAAGGTCAGGCTTGAGAAAAGCCCGGAAGGGCATAGAGACTTCTACGGAGAACCTAAGCGAGATAGCAAGGTTAAGCTGGAGCTTATGAAGACCGGCATAGTCAGAACCGGGTTCGTAGGAGAAGCCCCTACGACCCTCGTCAGGTCTAGAGAGCTCCTGACCGCTCTCTACGAGATAATAAAACGCCGTCCAGACATCTTCCTATGCGACAGAAGCGACTGCGCGTTCTGCAGTGAGGCTAAGAAAAAACTGGTGGGATGGACGCCGCCTCCGTTAGACATATAG